GCTGAAAGCAACGCGGCGGCACAGGACAAACACTTTGACAACGGGCCAGAAGCTGCAAACGCACACTCAGGGCACTGAAACTGCTGTGTCCGGCATTGGCTCGAATGCGCTCTGCCACCTCTTTCTGTACCAGCAGAATGAGCCGTTCGTAGGGCGGATCAACGGGCCGATCCAGACGACCAATCAGCCGTTCGAGCAAGGGCCCAGTGATGTTGTAAGGAATGTTCGCCACCACCTTGGAGGCCGGAGAACCATCTGGAAAGGTCAGAGGAACATTGAGAACATCGCCCTCACAGAGTGAAAACCGCGATTGAGCTCCGTATCGCTCGGTCAAGCCCGACACAAGATCACGATCTAGCTCGATCGCATGCACTAACGCGGCAGGGCTCTGAAGCAGTCGGTCCGTCAGGGCACCACGTCCTGGTCCCACCTCGAGAACACGGTCCCCTTCCTCGAGTGCTGCCGACTCAAGAATCCGATCCAGAACCCGTTCATCCCGT
Above is a window of Synechococcus sp. BIOS-U3-1 DNA encoding:
- the rsmA gene encoding 16S rRNA (adenine(1518)-N(6)/adenine(1519)-N(6))-dimethyltransferase RsmA; this encodes MSFAGHSARKRFGQHWLRDERVLDRILESAALEEGDRVLEVGPGRGALTDRLLQSPAALVHAIELDRDLVSGLTERYGAQSRFSLCEGDVLNVPLTFPDGSPASKVVANIPYNITGPLLERLIGRLDRPVDPPYERLILLVQKEVAERIRANAGHSSFSALSVRLQLLARCQSVCPVPPRCFQPPPKVQSEVIRLDPLPADQRPDPELCRGVERLLKQAFLARRKMLRNTLAGVKPPDQLQELAQHAGIDLQQRPQEVAPENWVALAKALREAEASE